The proteins below come from a single Cannabis sativa cultivar Pink pepper isolate KNU-18-1 chromosome 3, ASM2916894v1, whole genome shotgun sequence genomic window:
- the LOC115711080 gene encoding uncharacterized protein LOC115711080, whose translation MGKFVELLDVGVRIAARFHSRCPQTGRIYYHPPSGTPDHINAQDDHEYYHHPYYYKAPKKAGDKSSAATHVSIVSDANLKTDTTICGARNDSGGYETTEFIIFSVS comes from the coding sequence ATGGGAAAGTTTGTAGAATTATTAGATGTGGGGGTAAGAATAGCTGCAAGATTTCACTCCCGTTGTCCTCAAACTGGACGCATCTACTATCATCCTCCTTCAGGTACACCTGATCATATTAATGCTCAAGACGATCATGAGTACTACCACCACCCCTACTACTACAAGGCTCCGAAAAAGGCCGGCGACAAGAGCAGCGCCGCCACTCATGTTAGCATTGTTTCGGATGCAAATTTGAAAACTGACACCACTATTTGTGGTGCCAGGAATGACTCTGGTGGTTACGAAACCACCGAGTTCATTATTTTTTCTGTttcatga